TTGACCTGCCCCGATGGCGATTTGTTGGTGGCCAGATCTTCCGGTAGAGTATTTACTCGTTGCCCCCCTAGCTCAGTGGTAGAGCGCGTTCTTGGTAAGAACGAGGTCACCGGATCGATTCCGGTGGGGGGCTCTGAATGAGAGCCTGTGTCAAGGCGGTTTTGACCGGCTTGATGCAGGTTTTTCTCATTCGTGGCGGTGTAGCTCAGTTGGTTAGAGCGCACGACTCATAATCGTGAGGTCGGGAGATCGAGCCTCCCCACCGCTACCAAAAAAGCAGGTCAGAGGCATTTAGCCGCTGACCTGCTTTTGCTTAAGTGCCGAATCCCCGAACAGCGCCGGATCGATCGTGGTCGGTCAGCCCGACGTTAGTGTGCCGGCGGCCGTATCGATTGTGGCAGGGGCGCCTAGCTTGACGCAGGTCTGGTCCGGTCGCCCGTCAGCACCGATGCCATTGTGCCCGATTTTGAGGCCGCCCAGGACAGGGATGCCAAGGGGCTCCAGATGATCCTTCAGGACATCTACCAAGGCCCAGCCGCGGTCTTCATAGTCATCGAAGCCAGTGAAAAGACCCAGTGCGAGGCCTGCCAGGTTGTCGAGCGCCCCGGCTCGTTTCAGTTGGGTGATTTGACGATCGATCCGACCAAGCCCTATGTCGCGCTTGTCTTCCAGTAGAAGGATGCCGCCGTCAAGGGATGGCAGGCCGGCACCAACCATGTGCGTGATCGATGAAAGGTTGCCGCCGATGAGCAGTCCTGTTGCCCGGCCTTCGACGTGGATTTTTGCGGTGTAGGCCTGCGGGTCCCGGGTTACAGTCACAGGCGTGTCTTCCATCAGGAGCTGCCTCACGGAGGCGGTCGCCTCCTCGCCATCAGCAGCACCGTGGATCGTCACCAGGCGGCACTCACGCCAAAGGGCCATCTGCAGGTAACTGATGTCGCTGAAGCCTATGAGTGGCTTGGGGTCGCGACGGACTGCTTCGAAGTCGATCTCCTCGGCGATGCGATAGGCGCCGGCGCCACCTCGTGACGTGAAGATGGCGCGGACCCTTGAGTCCCGAAAGGCGGCGTTCAGGTCATCGAGCCGGTCCAGGTCGCGCCCGGCCATGTAGCCCCACTGGTCGAACACATGGGCACCTCGTTCCACCGACAAGCCCCAGGACTCAAGCTCAACCTGAAGCGCTGCAACATCAGCTTCGTCCGGAAAGCTCGCCGGCGAGACGATTCGTACAGTATCTCCGCGCTGCAGACGTGGCCATGTCCTCGAAGATTCATCTCTCTCGATCATCATGCTGAGCCTAAAGCAAGCGCACCGCAGGATCCTCACAACAGGAATGGAGTCAGGACATTTGCCGCAAGGAATCGGGCCTCTGAGTTAGACGGAGGGGTCCCCATAGTTGACGCCGATCGACCGCCCGCGCGCGAAGTGGGCGTTGGCGATTTCACTGACTTCCCGGCTGCTCTTCTCCGGGTGGGTCAGCCGGAGCCACTCGTAGTCCCATTCCTGCATGTCCCGTGTGTGGCGGACCTGTTTGGTGGCGCGCATCTGGACCGCGAGATCGTCACTTAGGAGGGCCCGGTTTGGTTGGGTCATGACTAGTGGAGGTTTGGGTGGACTGGCCAACTTTTGCGGGCGTGCCCTGACCGGAGGGGTGGGGGTCGTGGCGGAGCGGACGATTGCCACCGTCAGCACGACCAGACCGAGAGCGATCAGGAGAACCCACCAGTACTGGATGAGGACCCAAACCGCGGCGAAGGCGAGGAAGATGCCGAAGGGGCCAACCCCGCCGGAGCCCGCGCTACGTGAGCGACGACGTTTTCTTGCCATGGTGCACTTCACTTGTGGGCGTGGAGTAATTGAACGACAAAATAACTGTCGCATGGTGCCCCGGGCCATGTCATGCGTATCTACTACTCGACTTGGCTTGACGAGTGCGTGCAAACTGCGGGGATCAGTACTCAGCCTCCGGGGTCCTTTTCTTTGCGGCCAGGACGCCCTGCAGCACGGGTCCGTGACAAGGGCCCTGTTTCCCCGTAGCTTTGCGGCACGAGGCGAAGGGGGATTCGGATGGACTTCTTTGATTCCATCATGCTTCCATTCAGGTGGCTGGTGTCCGTCATCATGGTCGGATTCCATGACGGGCTCACGACTATTGGGATGCCACCGGCGGACGGCTGGACCTGGACGCTGGCCATCATCGGGCTGGTTCTGGTCATCCGCGCCGCACTGATTCCCGTGTACCTGAACCAGGTCAAAGCCCAGCGCCGGATGCGGCTCCTGCAGCCTGACCTGAAGAAGCTCCAGGACAAGTACAAGGGCAAAACAGACCAGCTCTCCCGCCAGGCCATGGCGCAGGAGCAGATGGACCTCTATAAGAAGCACGGAACCAACCCGTTCTCGGCCTGCCTGCCCCTGCTGATCCAGACGCCGTTCTTCTTCGCACTCTTCCAGGTGCTCTCGGGCATCTCCACCGCAAAGGACCAGGGGCAGGGCCTCGGCGCCATGAGCCACGAGCAGGTCAGGCAGTTCGACGCATCGAGCATTTTCGGTGCACCGCTCTCCGCGACTCTCCTGCATGGCGGCGGCGGCAGCGGACAGGTGGCGGTCAACATCCTGTCGATCGTGATGATCCTTGCCATGACGGCGTCGCAGTTCATCACGCAGAAACAGATCCTCGCCAGGAACACGCCAGAGGATGCGACAGCCAGCCCATTCATGCGCCAGCAAAGGATGATGCTCTACGCGCTGCCGCTCGTGTTCGGTGTGGGTGGCATTAACTTCCCCATCGGTGTCCTCATCTACTGGACCACCACTAACCTCTGGACCATGGTCCAGCATTTCTTCGTCAATGACCGGCAGTCGCCTACCCAACCGCCCTTGGCAACGGCAGAATAGGCCGCATGGCCCAATTGACGTACACAGGCATCGTCTCGCTGGACGGATACACCGCGGACAGGGAGGGCAACTTCAGCTGGAGCGCCCCGGACGAGGAGGTCCACGCGTTCGTCAATGATCTCGAGCGCAACGTCGGCACCTACCTTTTCGGGCGCCGGATGTACGAGGTCATGTCCGTCTGGGAAACCATGGACACAGACAGCGAGCCCTCGGTGATCAAGGATTACGCCGGGATCTGGCAGGCTGCGGACAAGATTGTCTACTCCACCAGTCTCACCGAGGCGTCCACGGCCCGGACCAGGATCGAATCCACGTTCAGCCCCGAAGCCGTGCGCCAGCTGAAGGAAAGCAGCAGCCGCGAGATCGGCGTCGGCGGCGCCACCCTTGCCGCCTCTGCGCTCTCAGCCGGGCTCGTGGATGAATGCAGGCTCTTTATCAATCCCGTCGTGGTGGGAGGCGGCACGCCCTACCTGCCGGACGGATTCGGCCTGAGGCTGGAACTCCTTGAGGAACGCCGGTTCGGCAACGGCGTCGTCTACCTCCGTTACCGCGCCCTTCCGTGAACCCCGCGGCCCACCGCGAGGGGCAGAATGTATCCATGACCCGCATCGCAATCATCGGCGGCCACGGCAAAGT
Above is a window of Arthrobacter pascens DNA encoding:
- a CDS encoding S66 peptidase family protein, with the protein product MMIERDESSRTWPRLQRGDTVRIVSPASFPDEADVAALQVELESWGLSVERGAHVFDQWGYMAGRDLDRLDDLNAAFRDSRVRAIFTSRGGAGAYRIAEEIDFEAVRRDPKPLIGFSDISYLQMALWRECRLVTIHGAADGEEATASVRQLLMEDTPVTVTRDPQAYTAKIHVEGRATGLLIGGNLSSITHMVGAGLPSLDGGILLLEDKRDIGLGRIDRQITQLKRAGALDNLAGLALGLFTGFDDYEDRGWALVDVLKDHLEPLGIPVLGGLKIGHNGIGADGRPDQTCVKLGAPATIDTAAGTLTSG
- the yidC gene encoding membrane protein insertase YidC, with amino-acid sequence MDFFDSIMLPFRWLVSVIMVGFHDGLTTIGMPPADGWTWTLAIIGLVLVIRAALIPVYLNQVKAQRRMRLLQPDLKKLQDKYKGKTDQLSRQAMAQEQMDLYKKHGTNPFSACLPLLIQTPFFFALFQVLSGISTAKDQGQGLGAMSHEQVRQFDASSIFGAPLSATLLHGGGGSGQVAVNILSIVMILAMTASQFITQKQILARNTPEDATASPFMRQQRMMLYALPLVFGVGGINFPIGVLIYWTTTNLWTMVQHFFVNDRQSPTQPPLATAE
- a CDS encoding dihydrofolate reductase family protein, which translates into the protein MAQLTYTGIVSLDGYTADREGNFSWSAPDEEVHAFVNDLERNVGTYLFGRRMYEVMSVWETMDTDSEPSVIKDYAGIWQAADKIVYSTSLTEASTARTRIESTFSPEAVRQLKESSSREIGVGGATLAASALSAGLVDECRLFINPVVVGGGTPYLPDGFGLRLELLEERRFGNGVVYLRYRALP